One genomic region from Arthrobacter pigmenti encodes:
- a CDS encoding carbohydrate ABC transporter permease yields the protein MSTITRRSRLHRQEHLTALAFVALPVIGFLLFTLYPLLFSIYASFTNWNGLTAPVFSGLDNYVAMFKDPYFLEAMYNTFFLMIGIPIGLAISLALALAMNRKMRGSTFFRTVYYVPVISSIAAVAILWQWAFNGDFGLINQVLALVGIDGPNWLQDTATVKPALIIMAIWKGLGFSMLLYLAALQSVPRHLYEAAALDGAGAWQQFRHITVPMVRPVTFFLVVTSVIAGSQVFVEINIMTPTGGPEFSSATIVWYIWQKAFDNLQMGYASAMSIILGLMVFLITFIQFRLNRRNQFSID from the coding sequence ATGTCCACCATCACGCGCCGTTCCCGGCTCCACCGGCAGGAGCACCTGACCGCGCTGGCATTCGTTGCCCTGCCGGTGATCGGGTTCCTGCTCTTCACCCTCTACCCGTTGCTGTTTTCCATCTACGCCTCCTTCACCAACTGGAACGGGCTGACCGCGCCGGTGTTCAGCGGGCTCGACAACTATGTGGCCATGTTCAAGGATCCCTACTTCCTCGAAGCCATGTACAACACCTTCTTCCTGATGATCGGGATACCGATCGGCCTTGCCATCTCCCTGGCCCTGGCCCTCGCGATGAACCGGAAGATGCGTGGGTCCACGTTCTTCCGGACGGTGTACTACGTGCCGGTGATTTCCTCGATCGCGGCCGTGGCAATCCTCTGGCAGTGGGCCTTCAACGGGGACTTCGGACTCATCAATCAGGTGCTGGCACTGGTCGGAATCGACGGCCCCAACTGGCTGCAGGACACCGCAACAGTAAAGCCGGCACTGATCATCATGGCCATCTGGAAGGGCCTCGGGTTCTCGATGCTCCTGTACCTGGCGGCCCTCCAATCGGTGCCCCGGCATCTCTACGAGGCGGCGGCCCTCGACGGCGCCGGTGCCTGGCAGCAGTTCCGCCACATCACTGTTCCGATGGTCCGTCCGGTCACGTTCTTCCTGGTGGTGACGAGTGTCATCGCCGGATCCCAGGTGTTCGTTGAAATCAACATCATGACACCCACCGGTGGCCCTGAGTTTTCCTCGGCCACCATCGTTTGGTACATCTGGCAGAAGGCCTTCGACAACCTGCAAATGGGCTATGCCTCTGCAATGTCGATAATCCTCGGCCTCATGGTGTTCCTTATTACCTTCATCCAGTTCCGGCTCAACCGCCGCAACCAGTTCTCGATCGACTGA
- a CDS encoding glycoside hydrolase family 127 protein, with protein MPGPVKPVSQDRLAVQPLPFDAVVLSPDGVLGAWQQVNAAATLPHCIEHLEKSAALANMRGAAGLEVHAFEGFHFADSDIYKVLEAIGWEAGRSDVGRFLPFVDRTIQLLGQAQQPDGYLNSFYSATPEKQFSDLRWGHELYCLGHLLQAGIAWARTTGRRDLLEIGIRFAERVEEEFPPGGRLPVCGHPEIETALAELYRLAGEERWLDLAVRMVDARGHRSVGPDRFGYGYFQDHEPVREVRGATGHVVRQLYLAAGVADVYTEAGDTALLEALHRIWSDVHLRKMYITGGLGSRHRDEAFGDPFELPPDRAYSETCAAISSVQFNWRMLLLTGEGRFADELERALYNAVAGSISPGGTEFFYSNPLQVRTERDGEHEQAPARRARWYDCACCPPNIARLIASISSYTATADDDGGLQLHLYDPARITLPAATVTVATGYPFDGRVVLKIDGTLTGVLALRIPAWSHAFTLRVDGEPQSLDPENGYVRIAAMGVAQVELKLDTSVQLRQPHPHLDAARGCVAVTRGPLVYTLEQTDLPDGVLLEDFVLDASRTLVDAGRDAVLGVPLIRVHGSTRARPAEPYPDAAVNFAISDRISANLVPYYRWGNRGPGGMRVWIPPASR; from the coding sequence ATGCCAGGTCCCGTTAAACCGGTTTCGCAGGACCGTCTCGCGGTGCAGCCGCTGCCGTTCGACGCCGTCGTGCTTTCTCCCGATGGCGTGCTGGGTGCCTGGCAGCAGGTAAATGCCGCTGCAACGCTGCCGCACTGTATCGAGCACCTCGAGAAGTCGGCTGCGCTCGCGAACATGCGCGGCGCTGCCGGTCTCGAAGTTCACGCGTTCGAAGGCTTTCACTTTGCGGACTCGGACATCTATAAAGTGCTGGAGGCGATCGGCTGGGAGGCGGGGCGGTCCGACGTCGGGCGCTTCCTGCCCTTTGTGGATCGGACCATTCAGCTGCTGGGCCAGGCACAGCAGCCTGACGGATACCTCAACTCCTTCTACTCGGCCACGCCGGAGAAGCAGTTCTCGGACCTTCGCTGGGGACATGAGCTGTACTGCCTGGGCCACCTCCTGCAAGCCGGCATCGCCTGGGCGCGTACCACCGGGCGCCGGGACCTGCTTGAGATCGGCATCCGGTTCGCTGAGCGGGTCGAGGAAGAGTTCCCTCCCGGCGGGCGGCTTCCGGTGTGCGGGCATCCGGAGATCGAGACGGCTCTCGCGGAGCTGTACCGGCTGGCGGGGGAGGAGCGCTGGCTGGACCTCGCGGTGCGGATGGTCGACGCGCGCGGGCACCGCAGTGTTGGGCCGGACAGGTTCGGTTACGGCTATTTCCAGGACCACGAGCCGGTACGTGAAGTCCGTGGGGCAACGGGCCACGTGGTGCGGCAGCTCTACCTGGCAGCCGGAGTGGCCGACGTCTATACGGAAGCCGGGGATACCGCACTGCTGGAAGCGTTGCACCGCATCTGGTCCGACGTTCATCTGCGCAAGATGTACATCACCGGCGGTCTGGGCTCCCGGCACCGTGACGAAGCATTCGGTGATCCCTTCGAACTGCCTCCTGACCGGGCGTACTCCGAGACCTGTGCGGCTATCTCCAGCGTGCAGTTCAACTGGCGGATGCTGCTGTTGACCGGTGAGGGACGATTCGCGGATGAGCTGGAACGCGCCCTGTACAACGCTGTTGCCGGGTCCATTTCGCCGGGTGGCACGGAATTCTTTTACTCCAACCCGTTGCAGGTCCGGACGGAGCGTGACGGTGAGCATGAGCAGGCACCCGCGCGGCGTGCCCGCTGGTACGACTGCGCGTGCTGTCCGCCGAACATCGCCCGTCTCATCGCCTCGATCTCCAGCTACACGGCAACAGCCGACGACGACGGCGGCTTGCAGCTTCACCTCTACGACCCGGCGCGCATCACGCTCCCGGCAGCAACAGTCACCGTGGCCACCGGGTACCCGTTTGACGGCCGGGTGGTCCTGAAGATCGATGGAACACTCACGGGCGTTCTTGCGTTGCGGATTCCTGCGTGGTCGCACGCCTTTACCCTGCGCGTCGATGGGGAGCCGCAGTCCCTCGATCCGGAGAATGGGTATGTGCGGATCGCCGCCATGGGGGTCGCCCAGGTGGAGCTGAAACTGGATACGTCCGTCCAGCTTCGCCAGCCTCACCCGCACCTGGACGCCGCACGCGGCTGTGTAGCGGTGACGCGCGGGCCACTGGTGTACACGCTGGAGCAGACGGACCTCCCCGACGGTGTGCTGTTGGAGGACTTCGTGTTGGACGCCTCAAGGACGCTGGTCGATGCAGGGCGTGATGCCGTGCTTGGCGTACCTCTAATCCGGGTCCATGGCAGCACCCGAGCCCGTCCGGCTGAACCGTATCCCGATGCCGCGGTGAACTTTGCGATCAGTGACCGTATTTCCGCGAACCTGGTTCCGTACTACAGGTGGGGCAACCGAGGTCCGGGCGGTATGCGGGTTTGGATCCCTCCCGCTTCCCGTTGA
- a CDS encoding arabinan endo-1,5-alpha-L-arabinosidase gives MDIRRAALPAILFASALGMAGCAAPQGEWELTGDYFTHDPALVAGDEGEDWFVYSTGNGQVADGGIQIRRSTDGLHWEYAGEVWQEKPDWVVDAVPGADNLWAPELYEHEGTWYLYYSASTFGKNDSSIGLATNTTLDPDDPAYEWVDQGEVINSDGKDFNAIDPGIVEDENGTPWLSFGSFWGGLQLVELQWPSGLVAEGATPATIADRQSPPNAIEAPYILPREGYYYLFVSKDFCCQGVQSTYNMAVGRSENVAGPYLDRNGVPMLEDGGTELLASNGPRIGPGGQSVSDGVLAFHYYDEALDGAFRLGLIPLTWEAGWPEARWEDE, from the coding sequence GTGGATATCCGCAGAGCGGCACTGCCCGCCATTCTTTTCGCCTCGGCGCTGGGGATGGCGGGCTGTGCCGCACCGCAGGGGGAGTGGGAGCTGACCGGCGACTACTTCACGCACGACCCCGCGCTGGTAGCCGGCGACGAGGGCGAGGACTGGTTCGTCTACTCAACCGGTAACGGACAGGTGGCGGACGGCGGTATCCAGATCCGCCGCTCGACCGACGGACTGCACTGGGAGTACGCCGGCGAAGTATGGCAGGAGAAGCCTGACTGGGTGGTCGACGCTGTGCCCGGCGCCGACAATCTGTGGGCGCCGGAGCTCTACGAGCATGAGGGCACCTGGTATCTGTACTACTCGGCCTCCACGTTCGGGAAGAATGACTCCTCGATCGGCCTGGCAACGAACACCACCCTTGATCCGGATGATCCCGCGTATGAATGGGTGGATCAGGGCGAAGTGATCAACTCTGACGGTAAGGACTTCAACGCAATTGATCCCGGAATCGTCGAGGATGAGAACGGGACACCCTGGCTGAGCTTCGGTTCCTTCTGGGGTGGGCTGCAACTGGTTGAGCTGCAATGGCCGTCCGGGCTGGTGGCTGAGGGCGCCACCCCGGCGACCATAGCTGACCGGCAGTCTCCGCCCAACGCCATCGAAGCGCCGTACATCCTGCCGCGCGAGGGGTACTACTACCTCTTTGTGTCGAAGGATTTCTGCTGCCAGGGAGTCCAGAGTACGTACAACATGGCGGTGGGCCGGTCAGAGAACGTCGCCGGCCCCTACCTGGACCGGAACGGCGTACCAATGCTGGAGGACGGTGGTACCGAACTGCTCGCCTCCAACGGACCCCGGATAGGGCCGGGCGGTCAGTCCGTATCCGACGGCGTGCTGGCCTTCCACTACTATGACGAAGCACTTGATGGCGCGTTCCGGCTCGGCCTGATTCCGCTGACCTGGGAAGCCGGCTGGCCCGAAGCGCGCTGGGAAGACGAGTAG
- a CDS encoding alpha-N-arabinofuranosidase, whose protein sequence is MRIDRSAIVAPISRRIFGSFVEHLGRCVYDGIYEPGHPTANEDGFRQDVIELVRELGSTTIRYPGGNFVSGYRWEDGVGPRENRPVRRDLAWHSIETNQVGLDEFARWCKLTDSELMMAVNLGTRGIEAALDLLEYTNHPAGTALSEQRIANGVKEPYNIRMWCLGNEMDGPWQIGHMSAEDYGKLAARTAAAMKTADKNLELVVCGSSGSSMPTFGEWERVVLEQSYDYVDYISCHAYYQERDGDLSSYLASSLDMQYFIETVVATADHVKHKLKSKKTIKLSFDEWNIWYLDEHQASDEVNDAWRAAPRQLEDTYSVADAVVFGNLLITLLKNHDRVASASLAQLVNVIAPIMTEPGGDTWRQTTFFPFSVTSRLAKGEVLRPQIDAGTYPTKVYGDAPLVDAVATVDAGHSALFLVNRSQTDSIDVSIDVKDLGAHTITEAVTLHDEDVYAKNTLENQDRVQLKQLQGAVLENGMLTVTLPPVSWSALALA, encoded by the coding sequence ATCCGGATTGACCGGTCAGCAATTGTGGCCCCCATCAGCCGCAGGATCTTTGGCTCCTTCGTGGAACACCTTGGACGCTGCGTCTACGACGGCATTTATGAGCCAGGGCACCCAACGGCCAACGAGGACGGCTTCCGCCAGGACGTCATCGAACTCGTTAGGGAACTGGGGTCCACCACCATTCGCTACCCGGGCGGCAACTTCGTGTCCGGCTACCGCTGGGAAGACGGCGTCGGCCCCCGCGAAAACCGGCCTGTCCGACGCGACCTTGCCTGGCATTCCATCGAAACGAACCAGGTTGGCCTTGACGAGTTTGCCCGCTGGTGCAAGCTGACCGATTCCGAGCTGATGATGGCCGTGAATCTTGGAACACGAGGCATCGAAGCTGCCCTTGACCTGCTCGAATACACCAACCACCCCGCCGGTACCGCCCTGAGCGAGCAGCGCATCGCCAACGGCGTGAAAGAGCCCTACAACATCCGTATGTGGTGTCTCGGGAACGAGATGGACGGGCCGTGGCAGATCGGCCACATGTCCGCAGAGGACTACGGCAAGCTGGCCGCCCGGACCGCCGCGGCGATGAAGACTGCCGACAAGAACCTGGAACTGGTTGTCTGCGGATCCTCGGGCTCCTCCATGCCGACCTTCGGCGAATGGGAGCGGGTAGTCCTGGAGCAGAGCTACGACTACGTGGACTACATCTCCTGCCACGCCTATTATCAGGAACGCGATGGAGACCTGAGTTCGTACCTTGCTTCTTCCCTGGACATGCAATATTTCATCGAGACGGTTGTTGCTACAGCGGACCATGTGAAGCACAAGCTGAAGAGCAAGAAGACCATCAAGCTCTCCTTCGATGAGTGGAACATCTGGTACCTCGACGAGCACCAGGCATCGGACGAAGTGAATGACGCGTGGCGTGCGGCACCCCGTCAGCTTGAGGACACGTACTCGGTCGCCGACGCCGTGGTCTTCGGTAATCTGCTCATCACGCTGCTCAAGAACCATGACCGTGTGGCCTCGGCATCGCTCGCCCAGTTGGTCAACGTGATAGCGCCGATCATGACCGAGCCCGGTGGCGACACCTGGCGGCAGACCACGTTCTTCCCCTTCTCAGTCACATCCCGGTTGGCGAAGGGCGAGGTGCTCCGTCCGCAGATCGATGCCGGAACCTACCCGACGAAGGTCTACGGGGACGCTCCGCTGGTTGATGCCGTGGCAACTGTCGACGCCGGACACTCCGCACTGTTCCTGGTGAACCGGAGCCAGACGGATTCCATCGATGTCTCAATTGATGTGAAGGATCTGGGAGCGCACACCATCACGGAGGCGGTGACACTTCACGACGAGGATGTATATGCAAAGAACACCCTGGAAAACCAGGACAGGGTGCAGCTGAAGCAGCTGCAGGGAGCAGTGCTCGAGAACGGCATGCTGACGGTGACGCTGCCTCCGGTTTCCTGGTCGGCGCTCGCGCTCGCGTAG
- a CDS encoding FMN reductase, translating into METRRVVVVSGGMSTPSSSRMLADQLAEATRRELDGLDLLADVTTIELRELAVDIANNMVTGFAPPALADALQSVKDADALIVVSPVFSGSYSGLLKSFFDVLDNTVLDGMPVLIGATGGSIRHSLMLDHAMRPLFSYLRARVAPTAVYAAPEDWGSGTQGAPALDQRVARAASELTGMMAGTRSARRPDGLQASAPFEELLAQVQGR; encoded by the coding sequence ATGGAAACGCGCCGAGTAGTAGTGGTGTCCGGTGGCATGAGTACCCCATCGTCGAGCCGGATGCTGGCTGACCAGCTTGCGGAAGCAACCCGCCGCGAGCTCGACGGGCTGGATCTGCTGGCTGACGTCACCACCATCGAACTGCGAGAACTCGCCGTCGACATTGCCAACAACATGGTGACCGGTTTCGCCCCGCCCGCACTGGCAGACGCGCTGCAGTCCGTGAAGGATGCGGACGCCCTCATTGTGGTCAGCCCTGTCTTCTCCGGCTCCTACAGTGGGCTGCTCAAGTCCTTCTTCGACGTCCTCGACAACACGGTCCTCGACGGCATGCCCGTGCTCATCGGCGCGACCGGCGGCAGCATCCGCCACTCGCTCATGCTCGACCACGCAATGCGCCCCCTCTTCAGCTACCTGCGCGCACGCGTGGCGCCAACAGCCGTCTACGCTGCGCCGGAGGACTGGGGATCAGGTACGCAGGGAGCCCCTGCGCTCGACCAGCGCGTAGCCCGGGCCGCATCGGAGCTCACCGGCATGATGGCGGGTACTCGATCAGCGCGTCGCCCGGACGGTCTGCAGGCGTCGGCGCCGTTCGAGGAACTGCTCGCGCAGGTTCAGGGACGCTAG
- a CDS encoding ABC transporter substrate-binding protein — MMKSRSIVKTIAATAAAGLLLSGCSAAASNDDGEKSLTFMYRGGPDDKKAYEQAVSQFEQDNGVEVEMIQTTADQYSTKLKAAISGRQIPDVFYISPGEVQAYVKNGIIKDITEHVEGSANIDLENIWDYGVDSYRFDGELTGQGAIYALPKDVGPFSFGYNKTMFEEAGIPLPDPEKPYTMEEFVDVAKQLTKDTNDDGKLDQWGTGLNVMWNLPAFVWSNGGSWLNEDRTQVTIDTPEFTEALQWFADLQNEHKVTPSAGEAQTLDTYQRWMKGEIGFFPVGPWDLATYEDLPFEYDLIPYPVGATGETATYTGTLGIAVANSTEHPEEAAKLATYLSANEEAQQTLTDAGVQIPNLEDMAEEWAQDESTKPANKEEFLQIVREYGRPLPGDLTYNAEWYNEFFTNIQPVLDGEKTAEEYVKEAQPKMQQFLDSANQQAGIGG, encoded by the coding sequence ATGATGAAGTCACGTTCCATCGTTAAAACCATTGCAGCAACTGCGGCAGCAGGCCTACTGCTCAGCGGTTGTTCGGCTGCGGCAAGCAACGACGACGGCGAGAAGAGCCTCACGTTCATGTACCGGGGCGGGCCGGACGACAAAAAGGCCTACGAGCAGGCAGTTTCGCAGTTCGAGCAGGACAACGGTGTTGAGGTCGAAATGATCCAGACCACAGCCGACCAGTACAGCACCAAGCTGAAAGCCGCGATCTCGGGGCGCCAGATCCCTGACGTCTTCTACATCAGCCCCGGCGAGGTCCAGGCCTACGTGAAGAACGGCATCATCAAAGACATCACCGAGCACGTCGAAGGCTCTGCGAACATCGACCTGGAGAACATCTGGGATTACGGCGTGGACAGTTACCGCTTCGACGGTGAGCTGACCGGACAGGGTGCAATCTATGCCCTACCCAAGGACGTCGGCCCGTTCTCCTTCGGCTACAACAAGACGATGTTCGAGGAAGCAGGCATCCCGCTTCCCGATCCGGAGAAGCCGTACACCATGGAGGAGTTCGTCGACGTCGCCAAACAGCTCACAAAGGACACCAACGACGACGGCAAGCTCGACCAGTGGGGCACCGGTCTGAACGTTATGTGGAACCTGCCGGCCTTCGTCTGGTCGAACGGGGGTTCCTGGCTGAATGAGGACCGCACACAGGTGACCATAGACACCCCGGAGTTCACCGAAGCGCTTCAATGGTTCGCTGATCTGCAGAACGAACACAAGGTCACACCATCCGCAGGGGAAGCCCAGACCCTCGACACCTACCAGCGGTGGATGAAAGGTGAGATCGGGTTCTTCCCCGTAGGGCCCTGGGACCTCGCCACCTACGAGGACCTGCCCTTCGAATATGACCTGATCCCTTACCCCGTGGGTGCCACAGGTGAAACCGCGACGTACACCGGGACGCTGGGCATCGCCGTCGCCAACTCCACCGAGCACCCGGAGGAGGCAGCCAAACTGGCAACCTACCTCTCGGCTAACGAGGAAGCGCAGCAGACCCTTACCGATGCGGGCGTCCAGATTCCGAACCTCGAGGACATGGCCGAGGAATGGGCACAGGATGAAAGTACGAAGCCGGCCAACAAGGAGGAGTTCCTCCAGATTGTTCGGGAATACGGGCGGCCGCTGCCGGGAGACCTGACCTACAACGCCGAGTGGTACAACGAATTCTTCACGAATATCCAGCCGGTCCTGGACGGAGAGAAGACCGCTGAAGAGTACGTCAAGGAAGCTCAGCCCAAGATGCAGCAGTTCCTCGACTCGGCCAACCAGCAGGCCGGCATCGGCGGTTAG
- a CDS encoding DUF624 domain-containing protein, protein MTEYPGWAGRLMDWLRFGMQLVLLNLLFLAGTFAGLGIFGLFPSAVATTVLLARLRSGDPGDRLISDYLTAYRAQFIHANKVGSLFWLAALLAVANARLVFDPAWTHPAWLFLSVVAIIASVTVGVSAAAAVVVCSRYRDTVRRTWRLALILPLASPVMTITWLVSLGALGVLFAGVGALVPLVGASLPLLVSGVVIGHRLGALLPNDDGADAADQPPGRSHQLTIAA, encoded by the coding sequence ATGACTGAATACCCCGGCTGGGCCGGCCGCCTGATGGACTGGTTGCGTTTCGGTATGCAGCTTGTCCTGTTGAACCTGCTTTTCCTGGCCGGAACGTTCGCCGGGCTCGGAATCTTCGGATTGTTCCCCTCCGCGGTGGCAACCACCGTGCTGCTGGCCCGCCTCCGCTCAGGTGATCCGGGAGACCGGCTGATCAGCGACTACCTGACCGCCTACCGAGCCCAGTTCATCCATGCCAACAAGGTGGGCAGCCTCTTCTGGCTGGCAGCCCTGCTCGCCGTGGCGAACGCCAGGCTGGTCTTCGACCCGGCATGGACCCATCCCGCCTGGCTGTTCCTCAGCGTCGTCGCAATCATCGCGTCGGTGACTGTGGGGGTGTCGGCGGCTGCCGCCGTCGTCGTCTGTTCCCGCTACCGCGACACGGTGCGCCGGACCTGGCGGTTGGCCCTGATACTTCCGCTGGCATCGCCGGTCATGACGATTACCTGGCTGGTTTCGCTCGGCGCGCTCGGTGTCCTGTTCGCAGGGGTGGGTGCGCTGGTTCCGCTGGTGGGGGCGTCGCTGCCGCTGCTGGTGTCCGGCGTCGTCATTGGCCACCGCCTGGGCGCGCTGCTACCGAACGACGACGGCGCTGACGCCGCCGACCAGCCGCCCGGGAGGTCGCACCAGCTGACAATAGCCGCCTAG
- a CDS encoding carbohydrate ABC transporter permease, with product MSSQRVLPSPPLKPESEIPDSKTARAQSEAPNPRRAPSSARRRHSLGNLIVTIVLSLGAVVMVAPLLWTFSTSLKTQEGVFALPPQWIPDPVVWDNYLRIWTAGPLLTGIQNSLIVACTVTIAGTLFSALASFAFAKMRMPYKNVIFLSLLAALMVPFPTLMIPQFTMFASIGWVDTLLPLIVPFVFGNIIMIFFLRQYLTSVPDSIIEAARIDGASFLQIFFRLILPVIKPAIAAQFILWFMAVWNDYLAPIIYLNSPEVQTLQLVIANFNAQYAIQTDYPLIMAASFVALLPVLIVFVIFQRQIIESIALTGSKG from the coding sequence ATGTCCTCCCAACGCGTCCTACCCTCGCCACCCTTGAAGCCGGAGTCGGAGATTCCGGACAGCAAAACCGCGCGAGCGCAGTCCGAGGCGCCGAACCCGCGTCGAGCACCGTCGTCGGCCCGGCGGCGCCATAGTCTCGGCAATCTCATCGTCACTATCGTGCTTTCCCTCGGCGCGGTTGTGATGGTTGCCCCGCTGCTATGGACCTTCTCGACGTCGCTGAAGACCCAGGAGGGAGTTTTCGCCCTTCCGCCGCAGTGGATACCGGATCCCGTGGTGTGGGACAACTACCTGCGCATCTGGACCGCCGGCCCGTTGCTGACGGGCATCCAGAACAGCCTGATCGTCGCATGCACGGTCACGATCGCAGGGACCCTATTTTCCGCACTGGCTTCCTTTGCCTTCGCGAAGATGCGGATGCCCTACAAGAACGTGATCTTCCTCAGCCTGCTGGCTGCGCTGATGGTGCCGTTTCCCACCCTGATGATCCCGCAGTTCACCATGTTCGCGAGCATCGGGTGGGTGGACACGCTGCTGCCGCTGATCGTGCCGTTCGTCTTCGGCAACATCATCATGATCTTCTTCCTGCGGCAGTACCTGACTTCGGTTCCCGACTCGATCATCGAGGCCGCGCGGATTGACGGTGCCTCGTTCCTGCAGATCTTCTTCCGGCTGATTCTTCCGGTGATCAAGCCGGCGATCGCGGCGCAGTTCATCCTCTGGTTCATGGCGGTCTGGAATGACTACCTTGCGCCGATCATCTATTTGAACAGCCCCGAGGTACAGACCCTGCAGCTGGTCATCGCAAACTTCAATGCCCAGTACGCCATCCAGACCGATTACCCGCTGATCATGGCGGCATCCTTCGTGGCACTGCTTCCGGTGCTGATCGTATTCGTCATCTTCCAGCGCCAGATCATCGAGTCGATCGCGCTCACCGGATCCAAGGGCTGA
- a CDS encoding arabinan endo-1,5-alpha-L-arabinosidase produces MTLLSSLQPVPVGAPETWGARHAHDPTVVRDDDGTYYMFSTDAVANCGEIPAGVHVRTSPDLVEWAYCGTALDGVPAPAFAWSGAKGLWAPEVVRWPVPAGQTRWHMYYSASTFGSNTSAIGLAVAPTPSGPWTDQGLVVRTKAGRDTQNAIDAAVTFDSDGLPWLTYGSFFSGIHTLRLDAVTGHPVKEGSLGTCIARRPSSVDRAIEGAFVQYRGSSDKYILFASYDSLFNTYNVRVAIADAMTGPYRDATGAEMTDAETAPHMVGTKILGSYRFDGDTAWLAPGHNSILTVPTHDGEDQFMVHHVRFVEDPSQHVVQLRRVFFTAGGWPVVSPQPYAGPASERLDAPVPVSGTWRVLRFDPSSTDLVEAAPTSVHDDAAATSAGQPRQVRLAVGESVLDAVVFGSWDFSRNRRALSFSGIGADGVVYSGTQGA; encoded by the coding sequence ATGACCCTGCTCAGCAGCCTGCAGCCGGTTCCGGTCGGCGCGCCGGAGACGTGGGGCGCCCGCCACGCGCATGATCCCACGGTGGTGCGCGACGACGATGGCACCTACTACATGTTCTCCACCGACGCCGTTGCGAACTGCGGTGAGATCCCCGCCGGCGTGCACGTCCGTACATCACCCGACCTGGTGGAGTGGGCCTACTGCGGGACCGCTCTCGACGGGGTTCCCGCCCCGGCCTTCGCGTGGAGCGGCGCCAAGGGGCTCTGGGCGCCGGAGGTGGTGCGCTGGCCCGTACCTGCGGGCCAGACGCGCTGGCACATGTACTACTCTGCCTCCACCTTCGGCTCCAACACGTCCGCGATCGGCTTGGCCGTGGCACCCACGCCGTCCGGGCCCTGGACCGATCAGGGGCTGGTGGTCCGCACGAAGGCAGGACGGGACACCCAGAATGCCATCGACGCCGCGGTCACCTTCGACTCCGACGGGCTTCCCTGGCTGACCTACGGCTCCTTCTTCTCGGGCATCCACACGCTGCGCCTCGACGCCGTAACCGGGCATCCGGTCAAGGAAGGCAGCCTCGGAACCTGTATTGCGCGCCGGCCTTCATCGGTTGACCGCGCAATTGAGGGAGCGTTCGTCCAGTACCGGGGTTCATCGGATAAGTACATTCTCTTCGCCTCCTACGACTCCCTGTTCAACACCTACAACGTCCGGGTTGCCATCGCGGACGCCATGACGGGGCCATACCGCGACGCGACCGGTGCGGAGATGACCGACGCCGAAACCGCCCCGCACATGGTGGGCACCAAGATTCTCGGTAGCTACCGGTTCGACGGCGACACCGCCTGGCTGGCGCCCGGCCACAATTCGATCCTCACTGTGCCAACCCACGACGGCGAGGATCAGTTCATGGTGCACCACGTCCGGTTCGTCGAGGATCCCAGCCAGCACGTGGTTCAGCTGCGCCGGGTGTTTTTCACCGCCGGCGGCTGGCCCGTCGTTTCTCCACAGCCGTACGCCGGCCCCGCGAGTGAGCGGCTGGACGCTCCCGTCCCGGTCAGCGGCACGTGGCGCGTACTGCGCTTCGACCCCTCGTCCACCGATCTGGTCGAGGCTGCGCCCACATCAGTGCACGACGACGCCGCGGCCACCTCCGCGGGCCAGCCACGGCAAGTCCGGCTCGCGGTCGGGGAATCGGTTCTTGACGCGGTGGTCTTCGGTTCCTGGGACTTCTCGCGGAATCGGCGGGCGCTGTCCTTCAGCGGCATCGGCGCGGACGGCGTCGTGTACAGCGGAACCCAGGGAGCATGA
- a CDS encoding DUF2945 domain-containing protein: MSFSKGTKVSWNTSQGKTHGKVVEKKDKEFTFEGQKFNASTDEPYYIVESGKTGKQAAHKESALSEH; encoded by the coding sequence ATGTCATTCAGCAAAGGAACCAAGGTCAGCTGGAACACCTCGCAGGGCAAAACGCACGGCAAGGTGGTCGAGAAGAAGGACAAGGAGTTCACCTTCGAAGGGCAGAAGTTCAACGCTTCCACGGATGAGCCCTACTACATTGTGGAGAGCGGGAAGACCGGCAAGCAGGCCGCCCACAAGGAAAGCGCGCTCTCGGAGCATTAG